In Nocardioides dokdonensis FR1436, the following are encoded in one genomic region:
- a CDS encoding ATP-dependent DNA helicase RecG translates to MDSPVESVLGDTRTKVDKIVKGLRLRTVGDLVHHLPRRYVQTGELTTVDSLQDGELLTVVGQIGETRRFEYTDRRTGRTAYRVDTVLRTDGPSLRMSFFAKKAHMADWHVRRLPTGRRGIFQGKVGRFRDEWQLTNPQMVLMGTEGEDSAQLSLETLGDLYPIYPLTKGVDTWDLQRAITFALTVLDEVPELLPEAVRAEAGLVDAGTALQWVHHPLDHAQVTRALQRLRFDEAIVTQLVLARRRRALAALGARPRTGRSGGLLDAFAARLPFELTGGQREVGAEIEDDLDRDRPMNRLLQGEVGSGKTLVALRAMLRVVDSGAQAALLAPTEVLAQQHHRSITALLGDLAAGGLLGGADEATAVELLTGSMGRTQRRGPLSRLASGEAGIVIGTHALLEEAVSFADLGLVVVDEQHRFGVEQRAALTDKAGTPPHVLVMTATPIPRTVAMTVFGDLEVSTLTELPAGRAPIQTTVVPLADAPRWIDRVWQRVREEVERGHQVYVVCPRISGDEPEAGDGADAPDDDAPDRPLAAVEEVVEELREGPLTGLRVAVLHGRLPADQKDATMRAFTAGDVDVLVSTTVIEVGVDVANATTMVLLDADRFGVSQLHQLRGRVGRGGLPGLCLLVSHAEVGSPARGRLEAVAATTDGFELSRVDLEQRREGDVLGAHQSGYYSSLRTLRVLRDEETILAARRVGVDLLEHDPDLLGAPLLAAAVDEMERSVAGEFVDRS, encoded by the coding sequence ATGGACTCGCCCGTCGAGAGCGTGCTCGGCGACACCCGGACGAAGGTCGACAAGATCGTCAAGGGCCTGCGGCTGCGCACGGTCGGCGACCTCGTGCACCACCTGCCGCGGCGCTACGTGCAGACCGGCGAGCTGACGACGGTCGACTCGCTGCAGGACGGCGAGCTGCTCACCGTGGTCGGACAGATCGGGGAGACCCGACGCTTCGAGTACACCGACCGGCGCACCGGCCGCACGGCGTACCGCGTCGACACGGTGCTGCGCACCGACGGGCCCAGCCTGCGGATGTCGTTCTTCGCCAAGAAGGCGCACATGGCCGACTGGCACGTGCGCCGCCTGCCGACCGGTCGGCGGGGCATCTTCCAGGGCAAGGTCGGGCGCTTCCGCGACGAGTGGCAGCTGACCAACCCGCAGATGGTGCTGATGGGCACCGAGGGCGAGGACTCCGCCCAGCTCTCCCTGGAGACGCTCGGCGACCTCTACCCGATCTACCCGCTCACCAAGGGCGTCGACACCTGGGACCTCCAGCGCGCGATCACCTTCGCGCTGACCGTGCTCGACGAGGTGCCCGAGCTGCTGCCGGAGGCGGTGCGTGCCGAGGCCGGGCTGGTCGACGCCGGCACCGCCCTGCAGTGGGTGCACCACCCCCTGGACCACGCCCAGGTGACCCGGGCGCTGCAGCGGCTGCGCTTCGACGAGGCGATCGTGACCCAGCTGGTGCTGGCCCGGCGGCGGCGGGCGCTGGCCGCGCTGGGCGCCCGGCCGCGGACCGGACGCAGCGGGGGACTGCTCGACGCCTTCGCTGCCCGCCTGCCCTTCGAGCTGACCGGCGGGCAGCGCGAGGTGGGGGCCGAGATCGAGGACGACCTCGACCGCGACCGGCCGATGAACCGGCTGCTGCAGGGCGAGGTGGGCTCCGGCAAGACGCTCGTCGCGCTGCGCGCCATGCTCCGGGTGGTCGACTCCGGCGCCCAGGCAGCCCTGCTGGCGCCCACGGAGGTGCTCGCCCAGCAGCACCACCGCTCGATCACCGCCCTGCTCGGGGACCTCGCCGCGGGCGGGCTCCTCGGCGGTGCCGACGAGGCCACCGCCGTCGAGCTGCTGACCGGCTCGATGGGGCGCACCCAGCGCCGCGGCCCGCTCTCGCGCCTCGCCTCCGGCGAGGCGGGCATCGTCATCGGCACCCACGCACTGCTCGAGGAGGCCGTCTCCTTCGCCGATCTCGGGCTGGTCGTGGTCGACGAGCAGCACCGCTTCGGCGTCGAGCAGCGCGCCGCGCTGACCGACAAGGCCGGGACGCCCCCGCACGTGCTCGTGATGACGGCCACCCCGATCCCGCGCACCGTGGCCATGACGGTCTTCGGCGACCTCGAGGTGTCCACCCTGACCGAGCTGCCGGCCGGGCGGGCGCCCATCCAGACCACCGTGGTGCCGCTGGCCGATGCGCCGCGCTGGATCGACCGGGTCTGGCAGCGGGTGCGCGAGGAGGTCGAGCGCGGGCACCAGGTCTACGTCGTGTGCCCGCGCATCTCCGGGGACGAGCCGGAGGCCGGCGACGGCGCCGACGCACCCGACGACGACGCGCCGGACCGGCCCCTGGCCGCCGTCGAGGAGGTGGTCGAGGAGCTGCGCGAGGGACCGCTGACGGGCCTGCGGGTGGCGGTGCTGCACGGGCGGCTGCCCGCGGACCAGAAGGACGCCACGATGCGGGCCTTCACCGCCGGCGACGTCGACGTGCTGGTCTCCACCACGGTGATCGAGGTCGGGGTGGACGTGGCGAACGCCACCACGATGGTGCTCCTCGACGCCGACCGCTTCGGCGTCTCCCAGCTGCACCAGCTGCGCGGGCGGGTCGGTCGGGGCGGACTGCCGGGACTGTGCCTGCTGGTCTCCCACGCCGAGGTCGGCAGCCCCGCCCGGGGCCGGTTGGAGGCGGTCGCGGCCACCACCGACGGCTTCGAGCTCAGCCGGGTGGACCTCGAGCAGCGTCGCGAGGGCGACGTGCTCGGAGCCCACCAGTCCGGCTACTACTCGAGCCTGCGGACCCTGCGGGTGCTGCGCGACGAGGAGACGATCCTCGCGGCGCGTCGCGTCGGCGTCGACCTGCTCGAGCACGACCCGGACCTGCTCGGCGCCCCGCTGCTCGCGGCGGCCGTCGACGAGATGGAACGGTCCGTGGCGGGCGAGTTCGTCGACCGCTCCTAG
- the rsmD gene encoding 16S rRNA (guanine(966)-N(2))-methyltransferase RsmD: MTRIIGGSAGGRRLATPPGTATRPTSDRVREALFSSLEATFGPFAGLRFLDLYAGSGAIGLEALSRGAEAATLVESDRDAAALIASNARTLGLLSAQVLAAPVASTLARPAAAAYDVVFSDPPYPLGEEELDADLAALAGNGWLAPDALVVVERSRRSPEPGFPAGFVEVRSRKYGETILWSAHAPVAAPTAPPPAPEAGER, from the coding sequence ATGACCCGCATCATCGGCGGCAGCGCCGGCGGCCGCCGCCTGGCCACCCCGCCCGGCACCGCCACCCGTCCCACGTCCGACCGGGTCCGCGAGGCGCTGTTCTCGTCCCTCGAGGCGACGTTCGGCCCCTTCGCGGGCCTGCGCTTCCTCGACCTGTACGCCGGCTCCGGCGCGATCGGGCTCGAGGCACTCTCCCGCGGTGCCGAGGCCGCCACCCTCGTCGAGTCCGACCGGGACGCCGCAGCGCTGATCGCGAGCAACGCCCGCACCCTGGGCCTCCTCAGCGCCCAGGTCCTCGCCGCCCCGGTCGCCTCGACGCTCGCCCGTCCCGCGGCGGCGGCGTACGACGTCGTGTTCAGCGATCCGCCCTACCCGCTGGGCGAGGAGGAGCTCGACGCCGACCTCGCGGCCCTGGCGGGCAACGGCTGGTTGGCCCCCGATGCGCTGGTCGTCGTCGAGCGATCGCGACGCAGCCCGGAGCCCGGGTTCCCCGCCGGGTTCGTCGAGGTCCGCTCGCGCAAGTACGGTGAGACGATCCTGTGGTCGGCCCACGCACCCGTGGCAGCACCGACCGCACCACCACCAGCACCGGAAGCAGGGGAGCGTTGA
- the coaD gene encoding pantetheine-phosphate adenylyltransferase produces the protein MRRAVCPGSFDPVTNGHIDIVARAASLFDEVVVAVGVNSSKNRMFSAEERIAMLTEACADFDNVRVDHFKGLLTDYCSANGIHAIVKGLRAVSDFDYELQMAQMNSSLTDVETVFVPTSPEYSFLASSLVKEVATFGGDVSSLVPDFVHSRLTARIAEQRG, from the coding sequence ATGCGTCGAGCCGTCTGCCCGGGGTCCTTCGACCCCGTCACCAACGGGCACATCGACATCGTCGCGCGAGCCGCCTCGCTCTTCGACGAGGTCGTCGTCGCCGTCGGGGTGAACAGCTCCAAGAACCGGATGTTCAGCGCCGAGGAGCGGATCGCGATGCTGACCGAGGCCTGCGCCGACTTCGACAACGTCCGCGTCGACCACTTCAAGGGCCTGCTGACCGACTACTGCTCCGCGAACGGCATCCACGCCATCGTCAAGGGACTGCGCGCGGTCAGCGACTTCGACTACGAGCTCCAGATGGCGCAGATGAACTCCTCGCTCACCGACGTCGAGACCGTCTTCGTGCCCACGAGCCCCGAGTACTCGTTCCTGGCCTCCAGCCTGGTCAAGGAGGTCGCGACCTTCGGCGGCGACGTCTCCTCGCTGGTGCCCGACTTCGTGCACTCCCGCCTCACCGCCCGCATCGCGGAGCAGCGCGGATGA
- a CDS encoding YceD family protein: MPAPADLGIDVLSVPEGAQVELDLRLEAVLEGVLVTGTARAGLVGECARCLEPLHEDLEVGFQELYVYAEHQTPHDEDDEVSRLEDDLVDLEPQLRDAVVLGLPFQPLCTEDCPGLCPECGARLAEDPEHAHDDPIDPRWAGLVALAQDDPPEK; encoded by the coding sequence GTGCCGGCACCGGCAGATCTGGGTATCGACGTCCTCAGTGTCCCCGAGGGTGCGCAGGTCGAGCTTGACCTGCGTCTCGAGGCGGTCCTGGAGGGAGTCCTGGTCACGGGAACGGCGCGAGCCGGGCTCGTCGGCGAGTGCGCACGGTGCTTGGAACCTCTCCACGAGGACCTCGAGGTGGGATTCCAGGAGCTGTACGTCTACGCCGAGCACCAGACGCCGCACGACGAGGACGACGAGGTCAGCCGGCTCGAGGACGACCTGGTCGACCTGGAGCCACAGCTGAGGGATGCAGTGGTGCTGGGACTGCCGTTCCAGCCCCTGTGCACCGAGGACTGCCCCGGCCTGTGCCCCGAGTGCGGGGCACGTCTTGCCGAGGACCCAGAGCACGCGCACGACGACCCGATCGACCCGCGCTGGGCCGGACTGGTCGCACTGGCCCAGGACGACCCGCCCGAGAAGTAG
- the rpmF gene encoding 50S ribosomal protein L32: MAVPKRKMSRSNTRHRRSAWKAVAPTLVTCANPACLAKHLPHRACGSCGQYGAKAARRQVL, encoded by the coding sequence GTGGCTGTCCCGAAGCGGAAGATGTCGCGCAGCAACACCCGTCACCGTCGCTCGGCCTGGAAGGCCGTCGCCCCGACCCTGGTGACCTGCGCGAACCCCGCGTGCCTCGCCAAGCACCTCCCGCACCGCGCGTGCGGGTCGTGCGGCCAGTACGGCGCCAAGGCGGCGCGTCGTCAGGTCCTCTGA
- the mutM gene encoding bifunctional DNA-formamidopyrimidine glycosylase/DNA-(apurinic or apyrimidinic site) lyase — protein MPELPEVEVVRAGLERHVVGARVVGVDVLHPRPLRRDARGPEGFAAALTGRTIAGARRRGKYLWLPLDDGDALLAHLGMSGQMLVQPGDAVPEKHLRVRLRLEGAADARNLHFVDQRMFGGLSLSEGGAALPAEIAHIARDPLDPDFDEDEFAARVRRRASGIKRQLLDQNLVSGVGNIYADEALWRAGIHGERPGERLTRTQVLALLGHAREVMTDALAQGGTSFDALYVNVNGESGYFDRSLHAYGRADEPCDRCGTAIRRVPFMNRSSYFCPACQPVPRRRRVMTAGTAPLD, from the coding sequence GTGCCCGAGCTCCCCGAGGTCGAGGTCGTCCGCGCCGGTCTCGAGCGCCACGTCGTGGGCGCCCGCGTCGTCGGCGTCGACGTGCTGCACCCCCGTCCGCTGCGCCGCGACGCCCGCGGGCCCGAGGGGTTCGCCGCAGCCCTCACCGGGCGCACCATCGCCGGGGCCCGGCGCCGGGGCAAGTACCTCTGGCTGCCGCTCGACGACGGTGACGCCCTGCTGGCCCACCTCGGGATGAGCGGACAGATGCTCGTCCAGCCCGGCGACGCCGTGCCCGAGAAGCACCTCCGGGTGCGGCTGCGCCTCGAGGGCGCGGCGGACGCCCGCAACCTGCACTTCGTCGACCAGCGGATGTTCGGCGGCCTCTCCCTGTCCGAGGGCGGCGCCGCGCTGCCGGCCGAGATCGCCCACATCGCCCGGGATCCCCTCGACCCCGACTTCGACGAGGACGAGTTCGCGGCACGGGTGCGCCGCCGCGCGTCCGGCATCAAGCGCCAGCTGCTCGACCAGAACCTGGTCTCGGGCGTCGGCAACATCTACGCCGACGAGGCGCTGTGGCGCGCCGGCATCCACGGCGAGCGCCCGGGGGAGCGGTTGACCCGGACGCAGGTCCTGGCCCTGCTCGGGCACGCCCGCGAGGTGATGACCGACGCGCTGGCGCAGGGCGGCACCTCCTTCGACGCGCTCTACGTCAACGTCAACGGCGAGTCGGGGTACTTCGACCGCTCGTTGCACGCCTACGGCCGCGCCGACGAGCCCTGCGACCGGTGCGGGACCGCCATCCGTCGGGTGCCCTTCATGAACCGTTCGTCCTACTTCTGCCCGGCCTGCCAGCCGGTGCCGCGACGTCGCCGGGTGATGACGGCGGGGACCGCACCGCTCGATTGA
- the smc gene encoding chromosome segregation protein SMC translates to MYLKSLTLKGFKSFASSTTLQLEPGITCIVGPNGSGKSNVVDALAWVMGEASAKSLRGGKMDDVIFAGTSGRPPLGRAEVILSIDNTDGALPIEYAEVTISRTMFRSGGSEYAINGQTCRLLDVQELLSDSGIGREMHVIVGQGQLDQILHATPEDRRGFIEEAAGVLKHRKRKEKALRKLDSTEGNLTRLNDLLSEIRRQLKPLGRQAEVARRAATVQADVRDARARLLADDLLTARTALAQEMADESVLVKRREEVEAAMTQAREAEAALEAALREDLPVLAAAQDTWYALSGLRERLRGTQSLAAERVRNAAASTEVETASGRDPADLEAEAARVREQEQRTAADVDTRRTALEQAVTARKAAEDAASEEERRIVALQRAAADRREGLARLHGQVNALRSRAAAADEEVGRLRHSREEALARAQQAQKAFTALETEVAGLDAGEEGLDAEHEQAVEALDEIEGQLAQVREQAQAADRDRHTLAARKDALEMGLNRKDGAGALLGATDVTGLLGSVAALVSVRPGYEAAVAAALGPHADAVAAEGAGAALGAVDHLKAGDLGRAGLLLGDGPEVPGPRTWPALPDAAAYVVDVLECPAPLRPALTRLLDRVAVVEDLDAARSLVGLDPTLGAVTRDGDVVGAHLVAGGSSAQPSLIEVQAAADEAAASLAEAVAASERAGFEISRLEARRHDAQQRVDVALARLHESDATLAAVAEELGQHGSQARSARAEADRVEQAIAKAEQARVDAVAGLADLESRLERAEEAPEEEPDTTGRERLTETAREARQSEMDARLALRTAEERARAIHGRADSLLRAAAKEREQRARAAERRERLLREGRAAEAVGAAVTWALTRLEVSVHQAADARAAVEEARREREEKLREARGLLRDLAREHEELVGSVHRDEMARAQQRMRIEQLEERALDELGIEPDGLVADYGPDQPVPQAPADDAPDDAPTSVPFVREQQVKRLKAAERALAMLGKVNPLALEEFSAMEERHKFLTEQLEDLRRTRKDLLDIVRSVDDRVEQVFREAYADVEKAFDATFARLFPGGEGRLVLTDPSDMLTTGVEVEARPPGKKIKRLSLLSGGERSLVAVAFLVALFKARPSPFYILDEVEAALDDTNLGRLLEIYEELRESSQLLVITHQKRTMEVGDALYGVTMRGDGVSTVISQRLRETETG, encoded by the coding sequence TTGTACCTGAAGAGCCTGACCCTGAAGGGGTTCAAGTCCTTCGCGTCCTCGACGACCCTCCAGCTCGAGCCGGGGATCACCTGCATCGTGGGGCCCAACGGCTCGGGCAAGTCGAACGTGGTCGACGCGCTGGCCTGGGTGATGGGCGAGGCCAGCGCCAAGAGCCTGCGCGGCGGCAAGATGGACGACGTCATCTTCGCCGGCACGTCCGGGCGCCCGCCGCTGGGGCGCGCCGAGGTGATCCTGAGCATCGACAACACCGACGGTGCGCTGCCGATCGAGTACGCCGAGGTGACGATCAGCCGCACCATGTTCCGCTCCGGGGGCTCGGAGTACGCCATCAACGGACAGACCTGCCGGCTGCTCGACGTCCAGGAGCTGCTCAGCGACTCCGGCATCGGTCGCGAGATGCACGTCATCGTCGGTCAGGGCCAGCTCGACCAGATCCTGCACGCGACCCCCGAGGACCGCCGCGGCTTCATCGAGGAGGCCGCCGGCGTCCTGAAGCACCGCAAGCGCAAGGAGAAGGCGCTGCGCAAGCTCGACTCGACCGAGGGCAACCTGACCCGGTTGAACGACCTGCTCAGCGAGATCCGCCGCCAGCTCAAGCCGCTGGGCCGTCAGGCCGAGGTGGCCCGTCGCGCCGCGACCGTGCAGGCCGACGTCCGCGACGCGCGGGCCCGGCTGTTGGCCGACGACCTGCTGACCGCACGCACCGCGCTGGCCCAGGAGATGGCCGACGAGTCGGTGCTGGTGAAGCGGCGCGAGGAGGTCGAGGCCGCCATGACGCAGGCGCGCGAGGCCGAGGCCGCCCTCGAGGCCGCCCTGCGCGAGGACCTGCCGGTGCTCGCCGCGGCCCAGGACACCTGGTACGCCCTCTCCGGCCTGCGCGAACGCCTGCGGGGCACCCAGTCCCTGGCGGCGGAGCGGGTCCGCAACGCCGCGGCGAGCACCGAGGTCGAGACGGCGAGCGGGCGCGACCCCGCGGACCTCGAGGCCGAGGCCGCCCGGGTGCGCGAGCAGGAGCAGCGCACCGCCGCCGACGTGGACACCCGCCGGACCGCGCTGGAGCAGGCCGTGACCGCCCGCAAGGCCGCCGAGGACGCCGCCAGCGAGGAGGAGCGCCGCATCGTCGCCCTCCAGCGCGCCGCCGCCGACCGGCGCGAGGGCCTGGCGCGCCTGCACGGCCAGGTCAACGCCCTGAGGTCGCGCGCCGCCGCGGCCGACGAGGAGGTCGGCCGGTTGCGGCACAGCCGCGAGGAGGCGCTGGCACGAGCCCAGCAGGCGCAGAAGGCCTTCACCGCGCTCGAGACGGAGGTCGCGGGCCTCGACGCGGGCGAGGAGGGCCTCGACGCCGAGCACGAGCAGGCCGTCGAGGCGCTCGACGAGATCGAGGGCCAGCTGGCGCAGGTGCGGGAGCAGGCCCAGGCCGCCGACCGCGACCGGCACACGCTCGCCGCCCGCAAGGACGCGCTGGAGATGGGGCTGAACCGCAAGGACGGCGCCGGTGCTCTCCTGGGCGCCACCGACGTCACCGGGCTGCTCGGCTCGGTCGCCGCGCTCGTCTCGGTGCGACCGGGCTACGAGGCCGCGGTCGCGGCGGCCCTGGGCCCGCACGCCGACGCCGTCGCCGCCGAGGGCGCCGGGGCCGCGCTCGGCGCCGTGGACCACCTCAAGGCGGGCGACCTCGGGCGCGCCGGGCTCCTGCTCGGCGACGGCCCCGAGGTGCCGGGACCCCGGACCTGGCCCGCCCTGCCCGACGCGGCGGCGTACGTCGTCGACGTGCTGGAGTGCCCCGCACCGCTGCGTCCCGCCCTGACGCGGCTGCTGGACCGGGTCGCCGTCGTGGAGGACCTCGACGCCGCGCGGTCCCTGGTCGGGCTCGACCCGACGCTGGGCGCGGTCACCCGCGACGGCGACGTCGTGGGCGCCCACCTGGTGGCCGGCGGCTCCAGCGCCCAGCCCAGCCTGATCGAGGTGCAGGCCGCCGCCGACGAGGCCGCCGCATCCCTGGCCGAGGCGGTGGCCGCCAGCGAGCGCGCCGGCTTCGAGATCTCGCGGCTCGAGGCCCGCCGCCACGACGCCCAGCAGCGCGTCGACGTGGCGCTGGCCCGGCTGCACGAGTCGGACGCCACCCTGGCCGCAGTGGCCGAGGAGCTCGGCCAGCACGGGTCCCAGGCCCGCTCGGCCCGCGCCGAGGCCGACCGCGTCGAGCAGGCCATCGCCAAGGCCGAGCAGGCCCGGGTCGACGCCGTGGCCGGGCTCGCCGACCTCGAGAGCCGCCTCGAACGAGCCGAGGAGGCCCCCGAGGAGGAGCCGGACACCACCGGACGTGAGCGGCTGACCGAGACGGCCCGCGAGGCCCGGCAGAGCGAGATGGACGCCCGGCTCGCGCTGCGCACCGCGGAGGAGCGGGCCCGCGCCATCCACGGGCGCGCCGACTCCCTGCTGCGGGCCGCGGCCAAGGAGCGCGAGCAGCGGGCCAGGGCCGCCGAGCGGCGCGAGCGGCTGCTGCGCGAGGGCCGGGCCGCCGAGGCCGTCGGCGCTGCCGTCACCTGGGCGCTGACCCGCCTGGAGGTCTCGGTGCACCAGGCCGCCGACGCGCGCGCCGCGGTCGAGGAGGCCCGACGCGAGCGCGAGGAGAAGCTGCGCGAGGCCCGCGGGCTGCTGCGCGACCTGGCCCGCGAGCACGAGGAGCTCGTGGGCTCGGTGCACCGCGACGAGATGGCGCGCGCCCAGCAGCGGATGCGCATCGAACAGCTCGAGGAGCGCGCGCTCGACGAGCTCGGGATCGAGCCCGACGGACTGGTCGCCGACTACGGCCCCGACCAGCCGGTGCCCCAGGCGCCGGCGGACGACGCCCCGGACGACGCCCCGACCAGCGTGCCCTTCGTGCGCGAGCAGCAGGTCAAGCGGCTCAAGGCCGCCGAGCGGGCCCTGGCGATGCTCGGCAAGGTCAACCCGTTGGCGCTCGAGGAGTTCTCGGCCATGGAGGAGCGGCACAAGTTCCTCACCGAGCAGCTCGAGGACCTGCGCCGCACGCGCAAGGACCTCCTCGACATCGTGCGCTCCGTCGACGACCGCGTCGAGCAGGTCTTCCGCGAGGCCTACGCCGACGTCGAGAAGGCCTTCGACGCCACCTTCGCCCGGCTCTTCCCGGGCGGCGAGGGGCGGCTGGTCCTCACCGACCCCAGCGACATGCTCACCACCGGCGTCGAGGTCGAGGCGCGCCCGCCGGGCAAGAAGATCAAGCGCCTCTCGCTGCTCTCGGGCGGCGAGCGGTCGCTGGTCGCGGTGGCCTTCCTGGTGGCGCTCTTCAAGGCCCGGCCCTCGCCGTTCTACATCCTCGACGAGGTCGAGGCGGCGCTCGACGACACCAACCTGGGCCGGCTGCTGGAGATCTACGAGGAGCTCCGCGAGAGCTCCCAGCTGCTGGTGATCACCCACCAGAAGCGCACCATGGAGGTCGGCGACGCGCTGTACGGCGTGACCATGCGCGGCGACGGCGTCTCGACGGTCATCAGCCAGCGACTACGAGAGACGGAGACCGGATGA
- a CDS encoding acyl-CoA thioesterase → MSERPGRTDRPTRGDYVAWRTVTTRWRDDDAYGHLNNATYYEMFDTAVNAHLFEATGTNVRLLPQIGVVAETSCRYFREIGFPDPVETGLVVDKVGTSSIVYRIGLFQGESDEAAAEGRFVHVYVDNTDPARSVTPMPDVIRAAVEPLLRVPGSA, encoded by the coding sequence ATGAGCGAGCGACCCGGCCGGACCGACCGGCCCACCCGCGGCGACTACGTCGCCTGGCGCACGGTGACCACCCGCTGGCGTGACGACGACGCCTACGGCCACCTCAACAACGCGACCTACTACGAGATGTTCGACACCGCGGTGAACGCCCACCTCTTCGAGGCCACCGGCACGAACGTGCGGCTGCTGCCGCAGATCGGTGTCGTCGCCGAGACCTCCTGCCGCTACTTCCGCGAGATCGGCTTCCCCGACCCGGTCGAGACCGGCCTGGTCGTCGACAAGGTCGGCACCTCCTCGATCGTCTACCGGATCGGGCTTTTCCAGGGGGAGAGCGACGAGGCGGCCGCGGAGGGCCGGTTCGTGCACGTGTACGTCGACAACACCGACCCGGCGCGGTCGGTCACGCCGATGCCCGACGTGATCCGCGCCGCAGTCGAGCCCCTGCTGCGTGTGCCCGGGAGCGCTTGA